Proteins encoded within one genomic window of Acidimicrobiales bacterium:
- a CDS encoding patatin-like phospholipase family protein has protein sequence MPAASPRVLVRGRVARRRWRRRRPRCALVLGGGGNRGAVQVGALRVLLAAGVRPDLLVGASVGAINAAAIAGDPTPAGVERLAATWKAMRDDNIFPHHHYVEWRFIQHRESVFPSSALRRVIEDFLTYRLLEDAAVPVEVVASCLDSGRERWMSTGPAVDALLASAAIPGIFPPVEVDGNVLIDGGVLNDVPISRAFERGADRVFALLTGPVEPPPVEIGRPLDALLAGFTVAVRGRFVREAEAVPAGRQLVVVGADIPDLEGYWDFSRTEELMAAGEDAARAALDALTDA, from the coding sequence GTGCCGGCCGCCTCGCCCCGTGTGCTGGTGCGGGGCCGGGTGGCCCGCCGGCGCTGGCGGCGCCGGCGCCCGCGTTGCGCCCTGGTCCTCGGGGGCGGCGGGAACCGGGGCGCGGTGCAGGTGGGAGCGCTGCGGGTCCTCCTGGCCGCCGGCGTGCGGCCCGACCTTCTCGTCGGCGCATCGGTGGGGGCCATCAACGCCGCCGCCATCGCCGGGGACCCGACCCCGGCCGGCGTCGAGCGGCTGGCGGCCACGTGGAAGGCGATGCGGGACGACAACATCTTCCCCCACCACCACTACGTGGAATGGCGCTTCATCCAGCACCGGGAGTCGGTGTTCCCGTCCTCGGCTCTGCGTCGGGTGATCGAGGACTTCCTCACCTACCGTCTCCTCGAGGATGCAGCGGTGCCGGTGGAGGTGGTGGCCTCCTGCCTCGACTCCGGTCGCGAGCGCTGGATGAGCACCGGGCCGGCCGTGGACGCCCTGCTGGCCTCGGCCGCCATCCCGGGGATCTTTCCGCCGGTCGAGGTCGACGGGAACGTCCTGATCGACGGCGGGGTGCTGAACGACGTCCCGATCTCCCGCGCCTTCGAGCGGGGCGCGGACCGGGTCTTCGCCCTGTTGACCGGGCCGGTGGAGCCGCCCCCTGTCGAGATCGGGCGTCCGCTCGACGCTCTGCTGGCCGGCTTCACCGTGGCGGTGCGGGGCCGCTTCGTCCGGGAGGCCGAGGCCGTCCCCGCCGGCCGGCAACTGGTCGTCGTCGGTGCCGACATCCCCGACCTCGAGGGTTACTGGGACTTCTCGCGCACCGAGGAGCTGATGGCGGCGGGGGAGGACGCGGCCCGGGCTGCCCTGGACGCGCTGACCGACGCTTGA
- a CDS encoding DUF2630 family protein encodes MDDREIVKRIGELADEEHHLEDSHEGTPLGESELARLRAIEVALDQCWDLLRQRRARRAAGQDPDEAAVRPESVVERYRQ; translated from the coding sequence ATGGATGACCGGGAGATCGTGAAGCGGATAGGGGAGCTGGCCGACGAGGAGCACCACCTCGAGGACTCCCACGAGGGCACGCCGCTGGGCGAGAGCGAGCTGGCGCGGCTGCGGGCCATCGAGGTGGCCCTGGACCAGTGTTGGGACCTGCTCCGCCAGCGCCGGGCCCGGAGGGCGGCCGGCCAGGACCCCGACGAGGCGGCGGTACGGCCGGAGTCGGTCGTCGAGCGTTACCGGCAGTGA
- a CDS encoding metalloregulator ArsR/SmtB family transcription factor: MDRVFRALADPSRRQLLDSLDARNGQTLGELCSGRDMTRQAVSKHLAVLEEANLVATVRRGREKLHYLNAAPIAEIADRWISRYDRPRVRALADLKRALEEPPMDLPDFVYTTYIRTTPERLWRALTDPAFTSRYWGCSFRSDWQAGSTYALEQAGVRIADPEQKVLVSDPPRRLSYTWHTFSPEWVEAVGSKAGFGDEQLARMAAEPRSRVTFEIEPLDDVVKLTVVHDGFEPGSEVAGGISQGWPRVLAELKTLLESGEPVSEPELAAAAPSSPR; this comes from the coding sequence ATGGACCGGGTGTTCCGGGCGCTGGCCGACCCCAGCCGCCGCCAGCTGCTGGACAGCCTCGACGCCCGCAACGGGCAGACGTTGGGGGAGCTGTGCTCGGGCCGGGACATGACCCGCCAGGCGGTCAGCAAGCACCTCGCGGTCCTGGAGGAGGCCAACCTCGTGGCGACGGTGCGGCGGGGCCGGGAGAAGCTCCACTACCTCAACGCCGCGCCCATCGCCGAGATCGCCGACCGCTGGATCAGCCGCTACGACCGACCGCGGGTCCGCGCCCTGGCGGACCTCAAGAGAGCACTGGAGGAACCGCCGATGGACCTTCCCGACTTCGTCTACACGACCTACATCCGCACCACCCCCGAGCGCCTGTGGCGGGCGCTCACCGACCCCGCCTTCACCTCGCGGTACTGGGGCTGCAGCTTCCGCAGTGACTGGCAGGCCGGATCGACCTACGCCCTCGAGCAGGCCGGGGTGCGCATCGCCGACCCCGAGCAGAAGGTGCTGGTCTCCGATCCTCCCCGGCGGCTCTCCTACACCTGGCACACCTTCAGCCCCGAGTGGGTCGAGGCGGTGGGCAGCAAGGCCGGCTTCGGCGACGAGCAGCTGGCACGGATGGCCGCCGAACCCCGCTCCCGGGTCACCTTCGAGATCGAGCCCCTCGACGACGTCGTGAAGCTGACCGTCGTCCATGACGGCTTCGAGCCCGGCAGCGAGGTCGCCGGCGGCATCAGCCAGGGCTGGCCGCGCGTGCTCGCCGAGCTCAAGACCCTCCTGGAGAGCGGGGAGCCGGTGTCCGAGCCGGAACTGGCGGCCGCCGCCCCCTCCTCACCGCGCTGA
- a CDS encoding GNAT family N-acetyltransferase, with the protein MTSASDPATDDAAHSRLLIRQDGVEAELVYRRNGRRLVLIHTGVPEEIGGRGIAGRLVRAAVDQARAEGLTLVPVCPYATKWLQEHPDELAGVAVDWQPSGAGAPDDEGP; encoded by the coding sequence GTGACGTCGGCTTCCGACCCGGCCACCGACGACGCCGCCCACAGCCGCCTCCTGATCCGGCAGGACGGCGTCGAAGCCGAGCTCGTCTACCGCCGCAACGGCCGCCGCCTGGTGCTGATCCACACCGGCGTGCCCGAGGAGATCGGCGGCCGAGGGATCGCCGGCCGGCTGGTCCGGGCTGCCGTGGACCAGGCGCGCGCCGAGGGCCTCACCCTCGTCCCGGTCTGCCCCTACGCGACGAAGTGGCTGCAGGAGCATCCCGACGAGCTGGCCGGGGTGGCCGTCGACTGGCAGCCCTCCGGCGCCGGCGCCCCCGACGACGAGGGCCCTTGA